In the genome of Kitasatospora cathayae, one region contains:
- a CDS encoding 4-hydroxybenzoate 3-monooxygenase produces MTPPGRTPHTPVCIIGAGPSGLLLARLLRLNGIDSVVLERRTRAHVEKRVRAGLLEQGTVEVLRDAGVGERLDREALVHEGFEWRLDGVVHRMPFTELCGASVWMYGQQEVVKDLLDAHGDGPGLHFGVEDVRIASVTADGARVVCTIDGQPTELTCDFIAGCDGFHGVSRQAVPGTELVGHELTHPFAWLGVLAAAPPLSPELIYAVGDRGFALQSMRSQQVSRLYLSVPPGEGVDERGDEEIWRELDLRLTGGRGTLPTGEILERVMVPLRSFVAEPFQYRRLFLVGDAAHIVPPSAAKGLNMAVADARHLAEALADWYAHGRREALDGYSATAVPRAWQGQQFSASMTTLMHAAPDETVFDRRLRRARFERLLSSTAEATAFAEQYTGIARR; encoded by the coding sequence GTGACCCCGCCGGGGCGGACACCGCACACCCCCGTCTGCATCATCGGGGCCGGACCCTCGGGCCTGCTGCTCGCCCGGCTGCTCCGGCTGAACGGCATCGACTCGGTCGTCCTGGAGCGGCGCACCCGCGCCCACGTGGAGAAGCGGGTCCGCGCCGGGCTGCTGGAACAGGGGACCGTCGAGGTCCTGCGCGACGCCGGGGTCGGCGAACGGCTCGACCGCGAGGCGCTCGTGCACGAGGGCTTCGAGTGGCGCCTCGACGGCGTCGTGCACCGGATGCCCTTCACCGAGCTCTGCGGTGCGTCGGTGTGGATGTACGGTCAGCAGGAGGTCGTCAAGGACCTGCTGGACGCCCACGGCGACGGGCCCGGCCTGCACTTCGGCGTCGAGGACGTGCGGATCGCCTCGGTCACCGCGGACGGCGCGCGCGTCGTCTGCACGATCGACGGTCAGCCCACCGAACTGACCTGCGACTTCATCGCGGGCTGCGACGGGTTCCACGGGGTCAGCCGGCAGGCCGTGCCCGGTACGGAGCTGGTCGGCCACGAGCTGACCCACCCCTTCGCCTGGCTCGGGGTCCTGGCCGCCGCCCCGCCGCTGTCGCCCGAGTTGATCTACGCCGTCGGCGACCGCGGGTTCGCGCTCCAGAGCATGCGCTCGCAGCAGGTCAGCCGGCTGTACCTGTCGGTGCCGCCCGGCGAGGGCGTGGACGAGCGCGGGGACGAGGAGATCTGGCGGGAGCTGGACCTGCGGCTCACCGGCGGCCGGGGCACCCTGCCGACCGGCGAGATCCTGGAGCGGGTCATGGTGCCGCTGCGCAGCTTCGTGGCCGAGCCGTTCCAGTACCGCCGGCTCTTCCTCGTCGGCGACGCCGCGCACATCGTCCCGCCGAGCGCCGCCAAGGGCCTCAACATGGCCGTCGCCGACGCCCGGCACCTCGCCGAGGCGCTCGCCGACTGGTACGCCCACGGCCGGCGCGAGGCCCTGGACGGCTACTCGGCCACCGCCGTGCCCCGGGCGTGGCAGGGCCAGCAGTTCTCGGCCTCGATGACCACCCTGATGCACGCCGCACCGGACGAGACGGTCTTCGACCGCCGGCTGCGCAGGGCCCGGTTCGAGCGCCTGCTGTCATCCACCGCCGAGGCGACGGCCTTCGCCGAGCAGTACACGGGTATCGCACGCCGCTGA
- the pabB gene encoding aminodeoxychorismate synthase component I — MNETVRTLLIDNYDSYTYNLFHLLGQVNGEEPVVVTNDAVELPDLDGFDNVVISPGPGHPARARDFGISLDVLRRASAPVLGVCLGHQGLAVSEGGRVVPAPEARHGHVERVTHQGDAFFAGIPREFGAVRYHSLCVAEPLPDDLEPIARAEDGVIMALRHRRLPRWGVQFHPESIETEYGLRMMANFRDLTTAAQGRRSFAVPVVAPSAPVREQSPAGQRRYSLQVRELDRAVDTEAAFDALYSGSTNAFWLDSARVERGLSRFSFLGDAAGPLAETVRYRVAERAVVVDGPAPAVHAGTVFDYLQRESERRVVDAPPLPFDFTGGYVGYFGYELKADCGSKNRHTAETPDAVWLFADRFLAVDHEQDRTYLLALGTDETTRAAAEDWLTGTAEVLEGLRTLPEPAPVPAASVEPFLAKQRADYVQDVRASQEYLLQGESYEICLTNVAEVPATDGGWETYRRLRRLNPAPYAAYLHLDGIDVACSSPERFLKITADRVAEAKPIKGTAPRGATPAEDEAARAELVSSAKTRAENLMIVDLLRNDLGRVCELGSVEVPVLMAAESYATVHQLVSTIRGTLKADADTMDCVRACFPGGSMTGAPKLRTLDIIESLEQRARGIYSGSIGYLACNGSADLNIVIRTMVRTGEHWQLGAGGAIVLDSDPDEEYDEMLLKASAPARALRAPEPQATVPAAAPAAPAAPADSNGSELA, encoded by the coding sequence GTGAATGAGACCGTGCGGACGCTGCTGATAGACAACTACGACTCGTACACCTACAACCTGTTCCACCTCCTCGGGCAGGTGAACGGCGAGGAGCCCGTCGTCGTCACCAACGACGCGGTCGAACTCCCCGACCTGGACGGGTTCGACAACGTCGTGATCTCCCCCGGCCCGGGCCATCCGGCCCGCGCCCGCGACTTCGGCATCTCGCTCGACGTGCTGCGCCGGGCGAGCGCCCCGGTGCTCGGCGTCTGCCTCGGCCACCAGGGCCTCGCGGTGTCCGAGGGCGGCCGCGTGGTGCCGGCGCCCGAGGCCCGCCACGGGCACGTGGAGCGGGTCACCCACCAGGGCGACGCGTTCTTCGCCGGGATCCCCCGGGAGTTCGGCGCCGTCCGCTACCACTCGCTGTGCGTCGCCGAGCCGCTGCCGGACGACCTCGAACCCATCGCCCGGGCCGAGGACGGCGTGATCATGGCGCTGCGGCACCGGCGGCTGCCCCGCTGGGGCGTGCAGTTCCACCCGGAGTCCATCGAGACCGAGTACGGGCTGCGGATGATGGCGAACTTCCGCGACCTCACCACGGCCGCCCAGGGCCGCAGGTCCTTCGCCGTTCCCGTCGTCGCGCCGTCGGCGCCCGTTCGCGAGCAGTCCCCGGCAGGGCAGCGGCGCTACAGCCTGCAGGTGCGCGAGCTGGACCGGGCCGTCGACACCGAAGCGGCCTTCGATGCGCTCTACTCCGGCTCCACGAACGCCTTCTGGCTCGACAGCGCGCGCGTCGAGCGGGGCCTGTCCCGGTTCTCCTTCCTCGGGGACGCCGCCGGCCCGCTCGCCGAGACGGTGCGCTACCGCGTCGCCGAGCGCGCCGTCGTGGTCGACGGGCCGGCCCCGGCGGTCCACGCCGGGACCGTCTTCGACTACCTCCAGCGGGAGTCGGAGCGGCGGGTGGTCGACGCGCCGCCGCTGCCCTTCGACTTCACCGGCGGCTACGTCGGCTACTTCGGCTACGAGCTCAAGGCCGACTGCGGCTCCAAGAACCGCCACACCGCCGAAACCCCCGACGCCGTCTGGCTGTTCGCCGACCGCTTCCTCGCCGTCGACCACGAGCAGGACCGCACCTACCTGCTGGCGCTCGGCACCGACGAGACCACCCGGGCGGCGGCGGAGGACTGGCTCACCGGGACCGCGGAGGTGCTGGAGGGCCTGCGGACCCTCCCGGAACCCGCCCCCGTCCCCGCCGCCTCCGTCGAGCCGTTCCTCGCCAAGCAGCGCGCGGACTACGTCCAGGACGTCAGGGCCAGCCAGGAGTACCTGCTCCAGGGCGAGAGCTACGAGATCTGCCTCACCAACGTGGCCGAGGTGCCGGCGACCGACGGTGGCTGGGAGACCTACCGCCGACTGCGCCGGCTCAACCCGGCCCCGTACGCCGCCTACCTGCACCTCGACGGCATCGACGTGGCCTGCTCCTCGCCCGAGCGATTCCTGAAGATCACGGCCGACCGGGTGGCCGAGGCCAAGCCCATCAAGGGCACCGCCCCCCGCGGCGCCACCCCGGCCGAGGACGAGGCCGCCCGCGCGGAACTCGTCTCCAGCGCCAAGACGCGCGCCGAGAACCTGATGATCGTCGACCTGCTGCGCAACGACCTCGGACGGGTCTGCGAACTCGGCAGCGTCGAGGTCCCGGTCCTGATGGCGGCCGAGAGCTACGCCACCGTCCACCAGCTGGTGTCCACCATCCGCGGCACCCTCAAGGCGGACGCCGACACCATGGACTGCGTGCGCGCCTGCTTCCCCGGCGGCTCGATGACGGGCGCGCCCAAGCTGCGCACCCTGGACATCATCGAGTCCCTGGAGCAGCGGGCCCGCGGCATCTACTCCGGCTCCATCGGCTACCTCGCCTGCAACGGCAGCGCCGACCTCAACATCGTCATCCGGACGATGGTCCGCACCGGTGAGCACTGGCAGTTGGGCGCGGGCGGGGCCATCGTCCTCGACTCCGACCCCGACGAGGAGTACGACGAGATGCTCCTCAAGGCCAGCGCGCCCGCCCGCGCCCTGCGCGCCCCCGAACCCCAGGCCACCGTGCCGGCCGCCGCCCCCGCCGCCCCCGCCGCCCCCGCCGACAGCAACGGAAGTGAACTCGCATGA
- a CDS encoding macrolide family glycosyltransferase, translated as MAHIAFFSVAAHGHVSPTFGIVAELVSRGHQVTYFTTKEFEERLVRLGATVCRYDVATSSGHSPRAFAENDLSALPLFFLYGSADRIALAEERFADGRPDLVVYDNTAPFVGRALARRWGCRSVQFFPSIASSRGFALMDAMLARTGRSAAHEANGAEFDRRLGEFLTAVGLGGTATEEFMDFEEELNLAFLPREFQPGQDAFGPHYRFVGPSLGDRTAQERWQRAEDGRPLVLVSLGTVFNRATGFYRGCLEAFDGTEFSVVMSIGAQTDPADLGTLPPNVEVHASVPQLSVLDRASAFVTHGGMGSTMEALSFGTPMVVVPQMVEQEIIADRVAELGLGLRLDPAALTPAGLREAVRTVSTDPATAARMAGMRQHVHDAGGAVAAAEAIERHLVRTEGEVAAV; from the coding sequence ATGGCCCATATCGCATTTTTCAGTGTGGCCGCCCACGGCCACGTATCGCCGACCTTCGGCATCGTCGCGGAGCTGGTCTCCCGCGGCCACCAGGTCACCTACTTCACCACGAAGGAGTTCGAGGAGCGGCTCGTCCGGCTCGGCGCGACGGTGTGCCGCTACGACGTCGCCACCTCCTCCGGCCACTCGCCGCGCGCCTTCGCCGAGAACGACCTGAGCGCGCTGCCGCTCTTCTTCCTGTACGGCAGCGCGGACCGGATCGCGCTCGCCGAGGAGCGGTTCGCCGACGGGCGGCCCGACCTGGTCGTGTACGACAACACGGCGCCGTTCGTCGGCCGGGCGCTGGCGCGCCGCTGGGGCTGCCGCTCCGTGCAGTTCTTCCCCAGCATCGCCTCCAGCCGCGGCTTCGCCCTGATGGACGCCATGCTCGCCCGGACCGGCCGCTCCGCGGCCCACGAGGCCAACGGCGCCGAATTCGACCGCCGGCTCGGGGAGTTCCTGACCGCCGTCGGGCTCGGCGGCACCGCCACCGAGGAGTTCATGGACTTCGAGGAGGAGCTCAACCTGGCCTTCCTGCCCCGGGAGTTCCAGCCCGGGCAGGACGCCTTCGGCCCGCACTACCGCTTCGTCGGCCCGAGCCTCGGCGACCGGACGGCGCAGGAGCGGTGGCAGCGCGCCGAGGACGGCCGGCCGCTGGTCCTGGTCTCGCTCGGCACGGTGTTCAACCGGGCGACCGGGTTCTACCGCGGCTGCCTGGAGGCCTTCGACGGCACCGAGTTCTCGGTGGTCATGTCGATCGGCGCGCAGACCGACCCGGCCGACCTCGGCACGCTGCCGCCGAACGTCGAGGTGCACGCGAGCGTGCCCCAGCTGTCCGTGCTCGACCGGGCGTCCGCCTTCGTCACCCACGGCGGCATGGGCAGCACCATGGAGGCGCTGTCCTTCGGCACGCCCATGGTGGTGGTGCCCCAGATGGTCGAGCAGGAGATCATCGCCGACCGGGTCGCCGAACTGGGCCTCGGCCTGCGGCTCGACCCCGCGGCGCTGACCCCCGCCGGTCTGCGCGAAGCGGTGCGCACGGTCAGCACCGATCCGGCGACCGCGGCCCGGATGGCCGGGATGCGGCAGCACGTCCACGACGCGGGCGGGGCGGTGGCCGCCGCGGAGGCGATCGAGCGGCACCTGGTCCGCACGGAAGGAGAGGTGGCGGCGGTATGA
- a CDS encoding FAD-dependent oxidoreductase: MSTPEILIVGGGAVGSLLACDLLQQGVPVRLIDGKPSLEESDPHSRAVMIWPRVLELLEKTGIAEELVSRGRPATDVSFFSRGRRLGTVPMHGMDTAYPFGLGIVQRELEDLLWARLAELGGRVECGTELHALDNSGPLPRATLRHRDGTREETEPQWLIGADGAGSLTRRLLDIPYPGLPFPLGISLGDFPISGPAVSGVEYHYGETGMLPLVHLPDGVCRLATVVLPGEPDWSDRPLADWQEMVDQRTSLPYELGEPLWKRTYFPRPGVAERFRDGRVILVGDAAHSVVPLGGQGLNLGLQDAVNLGWKLAGVVREGWSDALLDSYDSERRQAVEQVRTVIRTEMELSAPQTPEDAARRDEAVAAAERSGFLRKVAAPLMSQLGLSYAPLEEPLWRSQLKRRLTVGDRVPFFHSSRTEPGSPVLDRSAHIALLWPGEGLPEDWTAVAERARAAFGERIAVHDLARLTDDGRGRLRAGFGPLPLIALVRPDGHLARLAPADRPQDCLAHLDRLTGRSTPSSAK, from the coding sequence ATGAGCACTCCGGAGATCCTCATCGTCGGTGGGGGAGCGGTCGGTTCGCTGCTCGCCTGCGACCTGTTGCAGCAGGGCGTCCCGGTCCGGCTGATCGACGGCAAGCCCTCGCTGGAGGAGAGCGACCCGCACTCGCGAGCCGTGATGATCTGGCCGCGCGTGCTCGAACTCCTGGAGAAGACGGGCATCGCGGAGGAACTGGTCTCCCGCGGACGCCCCGCGACCGACGTCAGCTTCTTCTCCCGCGGCCGCCGGCTCGGCACCGTGCCCATGCACGGCATGGACACCGCCTACCCGTTCGGACTCGGCATCGTCCAGCGCGAGCTGGAGGACCTGCTCTGGGCCCGCCTCGCCGAACTCGGCGGCCGGGTCGAGTGCGGTACGGAGCTCCACGCCCTCGACAACTCCGGGCCGCTGCCCCGGGCCACCCTGCGCCACCGGGACGGCACCCGGGAGGAGACCGAGCCGCAGTGGCTGATCGGCGCCGACGGCGCCGGCAGCCTCACCCGCCGCCTGCTCGACATCCCGTACCCGGGCCTGCCCTTCCCGCTCGGCATCTCGCTCGGCGACTTCCCGATCAGCGGGCCGGCGGTGTCCGGCGTCGAGTACCACTACGGCGAGACCGGGATGCTGCCGCTGGTCCACCTGCCCGACGGAGTGTGCCGGCTGGCCACCGTGGTGCTGCCCGGGGAGCCGGACTGGTCCGACCGGCCGCTCGCCGACTGGCAGGAGATGGTCGATCAGCGCACCAGCCTCCCGTACGAACTCGGTGAACCGCTGTGGAAGCGCACCTACTTCCCGCGGCCCGGCGTGGCCGAACGGTTCCGCGACGGGCGGGTGATCCTGGTGGGGGACGCCGCGCACAGCGTGGTGCCGCTCGGCGGACAGGGGCTCAACCTCGGCCTCCAGGACGCCGTCAACCTCGGCTGGAAGCTGGCCGGCGTCGTGCGCGAGGGGTGGAGCGACGCCCTGCTCGACAGCTACGACAGCGAGCGCCGACAGGCGGTCGAGCAGGTCCGCACCGTCATCCGCACCGAGATGGAGCTGTCGGCGCCGCAGACCCCCGAGGACGCCGCGCGCCGCGACGAGGCCGTCGCCGCCGCCGAGCGCTCCGGCTTCCTGCGCAAGGTGGCCGCGCCGCTGATGAGCCAGCTCGGACTGAGCTATGCTCCACTCGAAGAACCCCTGTGGCGCTCGCAGTTGAAGCGCCGGCTGACCGTCGGCGACCGGGTGCCGTTCTTCCACTCCTCCCGAACCGAGCCCGGCTCCCCGGTGCTCGACCGGAGCGCCCACATCGCCCTGCTGTGGCCGGGCGAGGGCCTCCCGGAGGACTGGACCGCCGTGGCCGAGCGGGCCCGCGCCGCGTTCGGCGAGCGGATCGCCGTGCACGACCTCGCGCGGCTCACCGACGACGGACGCGGCCGACTGCGGGCCGGGTTCGGCCCGCTCCCGCTGATCGCCCTGGTGCGCCCCGACGGCCACCTCGCCCGGCTCGCCCCGGCCGACCGGCCGCAGGACTGCCTTGCCCACCTGGACCGGCTCACCGGCCGCTCCACCCCCTCCAGCGCGAAGTGA
- a CDS encoding glycoside hydrolase family 3 protein — protein sequence MTTQTPVDAPVDVHALIAEMTLEEKLSFVHGADDPEKLGQSGYVPGVPRLGIPPLRMTDGPAGVRMKRRTTTALPAPIALSCAFDEELAARYGEFLGHEALAKRQDVLIGPMLNVLRQPYGGRNFELYGEDPLLVTAIGTAVVAGIQSQGVIAMPKHFAANNQEENRMVVDVRVDERTLREIELPAFQSVVEAGAGALMGATNSVNGDFSCQNGPLLTTLLREEWGFEGWVMSDWDAVHDTAAVERGLDQEMPDGKHLGAPLAEAITEGRIDEKVLDRSVARILGQMARFGLLDPAGRPAVERDAERGRALALEVAQAGSVLLHNPRGVLPLSEDRLRDKGLAVIGLAAAVPKTAGVGSALVVPEVASTPLDVLRRRLGEDRVEFRIGEDPAGRPIPESALQPPFREGEVPAGPSTEPNYFYEGRLTIETPGRYRIAVTALGGYAAIDLEGHPRVFAGSSFGDTAGMTLDLEPGSYKLVLSALPVPGNPVKLTLGWVTPQQARTDIEEAAEAARNAEAALVFVYDELAELIDRPELGLPGLQDELVTAVAEANPNTVVVLNTGSSVPMPWQDRVAGVLDVWYPGEMGAEATDALLFGDVNPSGKLTQTFPVDADHTSVSGDPLRYPGADGRVEYSEGLFVGYRWHDQHGDQPLFPFGHGLSYTTFAYEDLELTAGGRTLRVAFTIRNTGARAGREIAQVYLGASPEAGVDQAPRALAGYTSARLEPGESARVEVELAARCFEYWDADARAWTVGAGRRTVQVGASSADVRLTADVLVASSGEVGE from the coding sequence ATGACCACCCAGACGCCCGTCGACGCCCCCGTCGACGTCCACGCCCTGATCGCCGAGATGACCCTGGAGGAGAAGCTCTCCTTCGTCCACGGCGCCGACGACCCCGAGAAGCTCGGCCAGTCCGGATACGTCCCGGGCGTCCCGCGGCTCGGCATCCCGCCGCTGCGGATGACCGACGGCCCCGCCGGTGTGCGGATGAAGCGCAGGACCACCACCGCGCTGCCCGCGCCGATCGCGCTCTCCTGCGCCTTCGACGAGGAACTCGCCGCCCGTTACGGCGAGTTCCTCGGCCACGAGGCCCTCGCCAAGCGCCAGGACGTGCTCATCGGCCCCATGCTCAACGTGCTGCGCCAGCCGTACGGCGGCCGCAACTTCGAGCTGTACGGCGAGGACCCGCTGCTGGTCACCGCGATCGGCACGGCCGTGGTGGCGGGCATCCAGTCGCAGGGCGTCATCGCCATGCCGAAGCACTTCGCGGCGAACAACCAGGAGGAGAACCGGATGGTCGTCGACGTGCGCGTCGACGAGCGGACCCTCCGGGAGATCGAACTCCCCGCCTTCCAGTCGGTCGTGGAGGCCGGCGCCGGTGCCCTGATGGGCGCCACCAACAGCGTCAACGGCGACTTCAGCTGCCAGAACGGGCCGCTGCTCACCACCCTGCTGCGCGAGGAGTGGGGTTTCGAGGGCTGGGTGATGTCCGACTGGGACGCCGTGCACGACACCGCGGCCGTCGAGCGCGGGCTCGACCAGGAGATGCCCGACGGCAAGCACCTCGGCGCACCGCTGGCCGAGGCGATCACCGAGGGCCGGATCGACGAGAAGGTGCTCGACCGCTCCGTCGCCCGCATCCTCGGCCAGATGGCCCGCTTCGGCCTGCTCGACCCGGCCGGACGCCCCGCCGTCGAGCGGGACGCGGAGCGCGGCCGCGCCCTGGCCCTGGAGGTGGCGCAGGCCGGCTCGGTCCTGCTGCACAACCCGCGCGGCGTCCTCCCGCTGAGCGAGGACCGGCTCCGCGACAAGGGCCTCGCGGTCATCGGGCTGGCCGCGGCCGTGCCCAAGACCGCCGGCGTCGGCAGCGCGCTCGTCGTCCCCGAGGTCGCGAGCACCCCGCTGGACGTGCTGCGCCGGCGCCTCGGCGAGGACCGGGTCGAGTTCCGCATCGGCGAGGACCCGGCCGGCCGCCCGATCCCCGAGTCCGCGCTGCAGCCGCCCTTCCGCGAGGGCGAGGTCCCCGCGGGCCCCTCCACCGAGCCGAACTACTTCTACGAGGGCCGCCTCACCATCGAGACGCCCGGCCGCTACCGCATCGCCGTCACCGCGCTCGGCGGCTACGCGGCGATCGACCTGGAGGGCCACCCGCGGGTCTTCGCCGGCAGCTCCTTCGGCGACACCGCGGGCATGACCCTCGACCTGGAACCGGGCAGCTACAAGCTGGTGCTGTCGGCCCTGCCGGTGCCCGGCAACCCGGTCAAGCTCACCCTCGGCTGGGTCACCCCGCAGCAGGCCCGCACCGACATCGAGGAGGCGGCCGAGGCCGCCCGCAACGCCGAGGCCGCGCTGGTCTTCGTCTACGACGAGCTCGCCGAGCTGATCGACCGTCCGGAACTCGGGCTGCCCGGGCTCCAGGACGAGCTCGTCACCGCGGTGGCCGAGGCCAATCCGAACACCGTGGTGGTGCTGAACACCGGCTCGTCCGTGCCGATGCCCTGGCAGGACCGCGTCGCCGGCGTCCTGGACGTCTGGTACCCCGGCGAGATGGGCGCCGAGGCGACCGACGCCCTGCTGTTCGGCGACGTCAACCCGAGCGGCAAGCTCACCCAGACCTTCCCGGTGGACGCCGACCACACCTCCGTCTCCGGCGACCCGCTGCGCTACCCGGGCGCCGACGGCCGCGTCGAGTACAGCGAGGGCCTGTTCGTCGGCTACCGCTGGCACGACCAGCACGGCGACCAGCCGCTGTTCCCCTTCGGCCACGGCCTCAGCTACACCACCTTCGCCTACGAGGACCTCGAACTGACCGCCGGGGGCCGCACCCTGCGGGTCGCGTTCACCATCCGCAACACCGGTGCGCGGGCCGGGCGCGAGATCGCCCAGGTCTACCTCGGCGCCAGCCCCGAGGCCGGCGTCGACCAGGCGCCCAGGGCCCTCGCCGGGTACACCTCGGCCCGGCTGGAGCCGGGCGAGTCGGCCCGGGTGGAGGTCGAGCTGGCCGCCCGGTGCTTCGAGTACTGGGACGCCGACGCCCGCGCCTGGACCGTCGGCGCCGGCCGCCGCACCGTCCAGGTCGGCGCCTCCTCGGCGGACGTCCGGCTCACCGCCGACGTGCTGGTCGCGAGCTCGGGCGAGGTCGGGGAGTGA